The proteins below are encoded in one region of Rhizobacter sp.:
- the speD gene encoding adenosylmethionine decarboxylase, which produces MHGLHLTADLRGCSSENPAFTDPHALRRLCLAAVAGAALQPVGELFHTFPGAAGVTGVVLLAESHLAVHTWPELQAVTLDVYVCNFGADNSHKARALLDALIAHFAPETVERHALERGTPT; this is translated from the coding sequence ATGCACGGCCTGCACCTCACCGCCGATTTACGGGGATGCTCCTCGGAGAACCCCGCCTTCACCGACCCACACGCCCTGCGGCGCCTGTGCCTGGCGGCCGTGGCCGGCGCCGCCCTGCAGCCCGTCGGCGAACTCTTCCACACCTTCCCGGGCGCCGCGGGCGTGACCGGCGTGGTGCTGCTCGCCGAGTCTCACCTCGCCGTGCACACCTGGCCCGAGCTGCAGGCGGTGACGCTCGACGTCTACGTCTGCAATTTCGGCGCCGACAACTCCCACAAGGCGCGTGCGCTGCTCGATGCGCTGATCGCACACTTCGCGCCAGAGACCGTCGAGCGGCACGCCCTCGAGCGAGGCACCCCCACATGA
- a CDS encoding nucleotidyltransferase family protein, translating to MKALILAAGRGERMRPLTDHTPKPLLEVQGKPLIVWHLEALARDGIREVVINTAWLEERIVDTLGDGSRHGVSIRYSLEGRDHGGALETAGGIAKALPLLIDATTDCFWVVSGDVFLPGFRFDAALAQRFAEGTQFAHLWLVPNAPHHPEGDFGIDAQGLASRTVTPKRTWASVGLFRAAIVKDVTVGQKLPLTPLLRAGADAGRIGATAYDGPWTDVGTVERLHALNTGG from the coding sequence ATGAAAGCCCTGATCCTGGCCGCCGGCCGCGGCGAGCGCATGCGTCCACTCACCGACCACACGCCCAAGCCTCTGCTCGAGGTGCAGGGCAAGCCGCTGATCGTGTGGCACCTCGAAGCGCTCGCGCGCGACGGCATCCGCGAGGTGGTGATCAACACCGCCTGGCTGGAAGAACGCATCGTCGACACGCTCGGCGACGGCTCGCGCCACGGCGTCTCGATCCGCTACTCGCTGGAAGGCCGCGACCACGGCGGCGCGCTGGAAACCGCCGGCGGCATCGCCAAGGCCCTGCCGCTGCTCATCGACGCCACGACCGACTGCTTCTGGGTCGTCTCCGGCGACGTGTTCCTGCCCGGCTTCCGCTTCGACGCGGCGTTGGCGCAGCGTTTCGCCGAGGGCACCCAATTCGCGCATCTCTGGCTCGTGCCCAACGCCCCGCACCACCCCGAAGGCGACTTCGGCATCGATGCGCAAGGCCTCGCCTCGCGCACCGTCACCCCGAAACGCACCTGGGCCAGCGTCGGCCTCTTCCGTGCCGCGATCGTGAAAGACGTGACCGTCGGCCAGAAGCTGCCGCTGACCCCGCTGCTGCGCGCCGGGGCCGACGCCGGGCGCATCGGCGCCACCGCCTACGACGGCCCGTGGACCGACGTGGGCACGGTCGAGCGGCTCCACGCACTCAACACCGGGGGCTGA
- a CDS encoding SDR family NAD(P)-dependent oxidoreductase yields MDSFDAKVAVITGAASGIGLGMAQAFAEAGIRVVLSDVETDALDAAAKALRAGGAQVHTVVADVSDPEQVQRLAQAALNRWGSIDILCNNAGVGAGTMPSWHSTLDDSHWVLGVNLMGVVHGIRSFMPILLKQGTPAHIVNTASMAGLSAGGNPVYGASKAGVVSLSESLYLELQRSRSNVDVSLLCPGFVATRILSAERNRPATLGDASAPASSPLALAMKQWFNEQVEQGLDPLAVGRQVLDAIRDRRFYVFTHPEWLGQVEHRMQNLLQGRNPSASPLPGMEEALRGSR; encoded by the coding sequence ATGGACTCGTTCGACGCGAAGGTCGCCGTCATCACCGGCGCGGCGAGCGGCATCGGGCTCGGCATGGCCCAGGCCTTCGCCGAAGCCGGCATCCGGGTGGTGCTGAGCGACGTCGAAACCGATGCACTCGACGCCGCCGCAAAAGCGCTGCGTGCGGGCGGCGCCCAGGTGCACACCGTGGTGGCCGACGTTTCCGACCCCGAGCAGGTGCAACGCCTGGCCCAGGCAGCGCTCAACCGCTGGGGCAGCATCGACATCCTCTGCAACAACGCCGGCGTGGGCGCCGGCACCATGCCCAGCTGGCACAGCACGCTCGACGACTCGCATTGGGTGCTGGGCGTCAACCTGATGGGCGTGGTGCACGGCATCCGCAGTTTCATGCCGATCCTGCTCAAGCAGGGCACGCCGGCGCACATCGTCAACACCGCCTCGATGGCCGGGCTGAGCGCGGGCGGCAACCCGGTGTACGGAGCCAGCAAGGCGGGGGTGGTGAGCCTGTCGGAAAGCCTCTATCTCGAATTGCAGCGCAGCCGCTCCAACGTCGACGTCTCGCTGCTGTGCCCGGGCTTCGTCGCCACGCGCATCCTCAGCGCAGAGCGCAACCGGCCGGCCACGCTCGGCGATGCGTCGGCGCCCGCCTCCTCGCCCCTGGCGCTGGCGATGAAGCAGTGGTTCAACGAGCAGGTCGAGCAGGGCCTGGACCCGCTCGCGGTGGGCCGGCAGGTGCTCGACGCCATCCGCGACCGGCGTTTCTACGTGTTCACGCACCCCGAGTGGCTGGGCCAGGTCGAGCACCGCATGCAGAACCTGCTGCAGGGGCGCAACCCGAGCGCGTCGCCCTTGCCGGGCATGGAAGAAGCGCTGCGCGGCAGCCGCTGA
- the dmeF gene encoding CDF family Co(II)/Ni(II) efflux transporter DmeF produces the protein MAHTHDLKPWQHAHVFDSGNRLGERRTHWVLAITLLTMGVEIAAGWWTGSMALLADGWHMGTHALALAVTAGAYWLARRHAHDTRYAFGTWKIEVLGSFASALVLGLVGVGIVVESAGRLWRAEPLQAHSALVVAVIGLVVNLASAWLLHGAQGGHDHHDHHGHDSHGHDHPHEHADLNLRAAYAHVLADALTSVFAIGALSAALWLGWTWLDPVVGIVGAVVIGVWAWGLMRQSAAVLLDREMHLPLTQEVREAIESDGDAKVADLHVWRVGRDKFAAIVCVVADAPLEPSAYRARLAVHEELAHVSVEVNRCPHAGP, from the coding sequence ATGGCCCACACCCACGACCTCAAACCCTGGCAGCACGCGCACGTGTTCGACTCCGGCAACCGCCTGGGCGAGCGCCGCACGCACTGGGTGCTGGCGATCACGCTGCTGACGATGGGCGTGGAGATCGCCGCCGGCTGGTGGACGGGCTCGATGGCCTTGCTGGCCGATGGCTGGCACATGGGCACCCACGCCCTGGCGCTTGCGGTGACGGCCGGCGCCTACTGGCTGGCGCGCCGCCATGCGCACGACACGCGCTACGCCTTCGGCACCTGGAAGATCGAAGTGCTGGGCAGCTTCGCCAGTGCGCTGGTCCTGGGGCTGGTGGGCGTGGGCATCGTAGTCGAATCGGCAGGCCGGCTGTGGCGTGCCGAGCCGCTTCAGGCCCACTCGGCGCTGGTGGTGGCGGTGATCGGCCTGGTGGTGAACCTCGCGTCGGCGTGGCTGCTGCATGGGGCGCAGGGCGGGCACGACCACCATGACCACCATGGGCACGACTCTCACGGCCACGATCACCCGCACGAGCACGCCGACCTGAACCTGCGCGCTGCCTACGCCCACGTGCTGGCCGATGCGCTGACCTCGGTGTTTGCGATCGGCGCGCTGTCGGCGGCGCTGTGGCTCGGCTGGACCTGGCTCGACCCGGTGGTGGGCATCGTCGGCGCGGTGGTGATCGGCGTCTGGGCCTGGGGCCTGATGCGCCAGTCGGCGGCGGTGCTGCTCGACCGCGAGATGCACCTGCCGCTCACGCAGGAGGTGCGCGAGGCGATCGAGTCCGACGGCGACGCCAAGGTGGCCGACCTGCACGTGTGGCGCGTGGGCCGCGACAAATTCGCCGCCATCGTGTGCGTGGTGGCCGACGCGCCGCTCGAGCCCTCGGCCTACCGCGCGCGCCTGGCGGTGCACGAAGAGCTGGCGCATGTGTCGGTGGAGGTCAACCGCTGCCCGCACGCCGGGCCCTGA
- a CDS encoding aminopeptidase P N-terminal domain-containing protein, producing the protein MSAATPALPAGLTPQRERRAELARRLRAAGGGIAIVTTAPELTRSRDTEHPFRADSYFHYLTGFDEPDATLVLQADGHSELFCREKHAEQEVWTGVRLGPEAAREALGVDAAFPNSQLDQRLPELLNQAPAVWTVFGPGSPLAQRLDGWLDKVRAQAHFGHAPPAAHRDLAALLDEMRLVKREDELALMRRAASISAGAHRRAMRFCATRFRAEPAGSVAEYEIEAELLHEFRRHGAAGPAYPSIVAAGRNACVLHHSAGPARLQAGELCLIDAGCEFDGYASDVTRTFPASGRFSAPQRELYDIVVVAQEAAIAATRPGLRHREAHHAAVRVLAQGLLDTGLLSHDRHGTLDDVIEHAHYRQFYMHGTGHWLGRDVHDTGDYLARDEAPFEQPDYLGGRVVKHPSRRLEPGMVVTLEPGLYVRPADGVPERYWHLGIRIEDDAVVTAQGCELISRGVPVQADEIEALMRDGA; encoded by the coding sequence ATGAGCGCGGCCACCCCGGCGCTACCCGCAGGCCTCACCCCGCAGCGTGAACGTCGTGCCGAGCTGGCCCGGCGGCTGCGTGCCGCCGGCGGTGGCATCGCCATCGTGACGACGGCCCCCGAGCTGACGCGCAGCCGCGACACCGAACATCCGTTCCGCGCCGACAGCTACTTCCACTACCTCACCGGCTTCGACGAACCCGACGCCACGCTGGTGCTGCAGGCCGACGGCCACAGCGAACTCTTCTGCCGCGAGAAGCATGCCGAGCAGGAGGTGTGGACCGGCGTGCGCCTCGGGCCCGAGGCGGCGCGCGAGGCGCTCGGTGTCGACGCCGCCTTCCCGAATTCGCAACTCGACCAGCGCCTGCCGGAGCTGCTCAACCAGGCCCCCGCGGTGTGGACGGTCTTCGGCCCGGGTAGCCCGCTCGCGCAGCGCCTCGACGGCTGGCTCGACAAGGTGCGGGCGCAGGCGCACTTCGGCCATGCCCCGCCTGCCGCACACCGCGACCTGGCCGCGCTGCTCGACGAGATGCGCCTCGTCAAGCGCGAGGACGAGCTGGCGCTGATGCGCCGTGCGGCCAGCATCTCGGCCGGCGCCCACCGGCGTGCGATGCGCTTCTGTGCCACGCGCTTCCGCGCCGAGCCGGCCGGCAGCGTGGCCGAATACGAGATCGAGGCCGAGCTGTTGCACGAGTTCCGCCGCCACGGCGCGGCTGGGCCGGCCTACCCGTCGATCGTGGCCGCCGGGCGCAATGCCTGCGTGCTGCACCACAGCGCCGGGCCGGCGCGCCTGCAGGCAGGCGAGCTGTGCCTGATCGACGCCGGCTGCGAGTTCGACGGCTACGCGAGCGACGTGACCCGCACCTTCCCCGCCAGCGGCCGCTTCAGCGCCCCGCAGCGCGAGCTCTACGACATCGTGGTCGTCGCACAGGAGGCCGCCATCGCCGCCACGCGGCCAGGGCTGCGCCACCGCGAGGCCCACCACGCCGCGGTGCGCGTGCTGGCCCAGGGCCTGCTCGACACCGGTCTCCTGAGCCACGACCGCCACGGCACGCTCGACGACGTGATCGAGCACGCGCACTACCGCCAGTTCTACATGCACGGCACCGGCCACTGGCTCGGGCGCGACGTGCACGACACCGGCGACTACCTCGCCCGCGACGAAGCCCCGTTCGAGCAGCCCGACTACCTGGGCGGGCGCGTCGTCAAGCACCCGTCGCGCAGGCTCGAACCCGGCATGGTGGTGACGCTGGAACCGGGCCTCTACGTGCGCCCCGCCGACGGCGTGCCCGAGCGCTACTGGCACCTCGGCATCCGCATCGAAGACGACGCGGTGGTCACGGCACAGGGCTGCGAGCTGATCAGCCGCGGCGTGCCGGTCCAGGCCGACGAGATCGAGGCGCTGATGCGCGACGGCGCCTAG
- a CDS encoding NAD(P)-binding protein, translating to MGQGAPVSLRRRALLTAVAGLPLVSACRRAPEVQYDGGWVGAQHARGHRLRNLKGGALPPPAVTKQPHVLIVGAGVAGLACARALAARRIDDVHLVDLEDSAGGNSRGHQIAGMACPLGAHYLPVPNEADVDVVALLEELGLSRVEHGKRVYDERHLCHSPQERLFIGGQWQDGLLPVHDQPEATLAQYRRFAQAVTATAALGFSLPTARAPWTAAHQALDAQTFAHWLDREGFDAPALRTYLDYCCRDDYGAGAAQVSAWAGLHYFASRHGFHAPGDAEGDGREGVLTWPQGNGWLTERLAQPHHERLHAGRVALRVEEGRHQVSVDLWHAQSERVERWTAKQVVLATPLFIAQRLLVAPPSALPTAVSQMRHAPWLVANLHIDTPLDDAGGAPPAWDNVLHGSPALGYVNAMHQSTRPHPGPTVLTSYWALGGDNAEQLRANRARLLADGWQAWSRVVLDDLAKAHLDLPAKVKRIDLMRYGHAMSIPLPGLRGSAALQALARTTGRVHFAHSDLSGYSVFEEAFSHGMRVGRRLAV from the coding sequence GTGGGGCAAGGTGCACCCGTGAGCCTGCGCCGGCGTGCATTGCTGACGGCGGTGGCGGGCCTGCCGCTCGTGTCCGCCTGTCGGCGTGCGCCGGAAGTCCAGTACGACGGTGGCTGGGTCGGTGCGCAACACGCCCGTGGCCATCGACTGCGCAATCTGAAGGGGGGTGCGCTGCCGCCGCCCGCCGTCACCAAACAGCCCCACGTGCTCATCGTCGGGGCCGGTGTCGCGGGCCTCGCCTGCGCCCGCGCGTTGGCGGCGAGGCGCATCGACGACGTCCACCTCGTCGACCTGGAAGACAGCGCCGGCGGCAACAGCCGTGGCCACCAGATCGCCGGCATGGCCTGCCCGCTCGGCGCGCACTACCTGCCGGTGCCGAACGAGGCCGACGTCGACGTGGTCGCGCTGCTGGAAGAGCTGGGCCTCAGCCGCGTCGAGCACGGCAAGCGCGTGTACGACGAGCGCCACCTCTGCCACAGCCCGCAGGAGCGGCTCTTCATCGGCGGCCAGTGGCAGGATGGTTTGCTGCCGGTCCACGACCAACCCGAGGCCACGCTCGCGCAATACCGCCGCTTCGCCCAGGCGGTGACGGCGACGGCCGCGCTCGGCTTCAGCCTGCCGACCGCGCGCGCCCCGTGGACGGCCGCACACCAGGCACTCGATGCGCAGACCTTCGCCCACTGGCTCGACCGGGAGGGCTTCGATGCACCGGCATTGCGCACCTACCTCGACTACTGCTGCCGCGACGACTACGGCGCCGGGGCCGCGCAGGTGTCGGCCTGGGCCGGGCTGCACTACTTCGCCAGCCGACACGGTTTCCACGCGCCCGGCGACGCTGAGGGCGACGGCCGCGAAGGCGTGCTCACCTGGCCGCAGGGCAACGGCTGGCTCACCGAGCGCCTTGCGCAGCCGCACCACGAGCGCCTGCACGCCGGCCGGGTCGCGCTGCGCGTGGAAGAAGGTCGCCACCAGGTGAGCGTCGACCTGTGGCATGCGCAATCCGAGCGCGTGGAGCGCTGGACGGCGAAGCAGGTGGTGCTCGCCACGCCGCTTTTCATCGCGCAACGCTTGCTGGTGGCTCCCCCTTCGGCCTTGCCGACGGCCGTCTCGCAGATGCGCCACGCGCCCTGGCTCGTCGCCAACCTGCACATCGACACCCCGCTCGACGACGCCGGTGGCGCCCCGCCCGCCTGGGACAACGTGCTGCACGGCAGCCCCGCGCTCGGCTACGTGAACGCCATGCACCAGAGCACCCGCCCCCACCCCGGCCCGACCGTGCTCACGAGCTACTGGGCGCTGGGCGGCGACAACGCGGAGCAGCTGCGTGCCAACCGCGCGCGCCTGCTCGCCGACGGCTGGCAGGCGTGGTCACGCGTCGTGCTGGACGACCTGGCGAAAGCCCACCTCGACCTGCCCGCCAAGGTGAAGCGCATCGACCTCATGCGCTACGGCCACGCGATGAGCATCCCGCTGCCCGGCCTGCGCGGCAGTGCAGCACTGCAGGCCTTGGCGCGCACGACGGGCCGCGTGCACTTTGCGCACAGCGATCTGTCGGGCTACTCGGTGTTCGAAGAAGCCTTCTCGCACGGCATGCGTGTCGGGCGGCGTCTGGCGGTCTAG